The Agrobacterium cucumeris genome has a segment encoding these proteins:
- a CDS encoding efflux RND transporter periplasmic adaptor subunit, translated as MKRFWTALSVLAIAAIGAWYFKDRLPLDQIPYLKQFASVSQQTAPATADTRAQHAQNGQAAPQQGQRQGGGRRNGGPPTVSTIAVDKATLPMDAMATGWAVAADITNIAPLQAGLVTEIAAKDGQHIKAGDLILKMDDRIARAAVDKDQANIAADQATLDQAEAAFQRAANLVKQNAEAQQVLDLAKAARDSASAKIGADRAALAADQVTLENMEIRAPFDGRLGDISVSPGAYLSAGVNIVTITKYDPIDVSFRLSQRYLPQLREGLEKGATVDVDPAATGGEAMQGVLRFYDNTVDQTSGTVLAKAEFKNDRGLLWPGQSVNVTAHFVSDEEMIVVPTVAVRPGPKGSFVYTVDENHRVHMTTVEVARSNGDLTAIASGLSGGEHVIIEGQSELADGQQVVEQFSDKGGADGNLAANVPQEKAGTP; from the coding sequence ATGAAACGTTTCTGGACCGCCCTCAGCGTTCTTGCCATCGCAGCCATCGGCGCGTGGTATTTCAAAGACCGCCTGCCGCTCGATCAAATTCCCTATCTCAAGCAATTCGCCAGCGTCTCGCAACAGACGGCCCCTGCCACGGCTGATACCAGGGCGCAGCACGCACAAAACGGCCAGGCCGCCCCACAACAGGGCCAAAGACAGGGTGGCGGGCGGCGCAATGGCGGACCGCCCACCGTCAGCACCATCGCCGTCGACAAGGCGACGCTGCCGATGGATGCCATGGCGACAGGCTGGGCGGTTGCGGCCGATATCACCAATATCGCCCCGCTTCAGGCCGGTCTCGTCACGGAAATCGCGGCAAAGGACGGCCAGCATATCAAGGCCGGTGATCTGATCCTGAAAATGGATGACCGCATCGCCCGCGCCGCCGTCGACAAGGACCAGGCCAATATTGCCGCCGATCAGGCGACGCTCGATCAGGCCGAGGCGGCTTTCCAGCGCGCCGCCAATCTGGTCAAGCAGAATGCCGAAGCCCAGCAAGTGCTGGATCTCGCCAAGGCGGCGCGGGATTCGGCCAGCGCCAAGATCGGTGCTGACCGCGCGGCACTGGCCGCCGACCAGGTGACGCTCGAGAATATGGAGATCCGTGCGCCCTTTGACGGTCGGCTGGGCGATATCAGCGTCAGCCCCGGCGCTTATCTCAGCGCCGGCGTCAATATCGTGACGATCACGAAATACGACCCCATCGATGTCAGCTTCCGTCTGTCCCAACGTTACCTGCCGCAATTGCGCGAAGGCCTCGAGAAGGGCGCAACTGTGGATGTGGACCCGGCGGCAACCGGCGGTGAAGCCATGCAGGGCGTGCTGCGCTTTTACGACAATACGGTGGACCAGACCTCCGGCACCGTGCTGGCGAAAGCCGAATTCAAGAACGACCGCGGCCTTTTATGGCCCGGCCAGTCCGTCAACGTCACAGCCCACTTCGTCTCGGATGAAGAGATGATCGTCGTGCCGACGGTTGCGGTTCGGCCGGGGCCGAAGGGAAGTTTCGTCTATACCGTCGATGAAAACCACCGTGTCCATATGACGACGGTCGAAGTCGCCCGTTCGAACGGCGATCTCACCGCCATCGCCAGCGGCCTGTCCGGTGGAGAACATGTCATCATCGAAGGCCAGTCGGAACTCGCCGATGGCCAGCAGGTTGTCGAGCAGTTTTCCGACAAGGGTGGCGCAGATGGCAATCTGGCCGCCAATGTTCCACAGGAAAAGGCTGGCACCCCATGA
- a CDS encoding polysaccharide biosynthesis/export family protein: MRLLNVSILLASAALTGCTVTAASGPDAASIESNASVKFGSKDKQKTAGVDYALIDINSSVLNYVGDTTTTTLLGSFGGGKGGVPALPMGVGDVVQVAIFESQAGGLFIPSDAGSRPGNFISLPNQTVDREGNISVPYAGKIRATGRNVEDVQSEIEERLANRAIEPQVLITKISSRSAQASVLGDVKEPTKVQLSEAGDRVLDVISYAKGLSAPNIESYVTLIRRGKTARVNYNHLVSTPSENIYVVPGDTIMVERERRTYLAFGASGLNGRFEFEDADLKLSDALGKAGGLLDSRADPAQVYVYRTVKRELLVKLGINTSKFPGQDVPVIFRANLRDPSTFFASTKFPMQDRDIIYVTNSQATELYKFLDLVGSVPATTGNVAEDVLATRNAIRAF; the protein is encoded by the coding sequence ATGCGTTTATTGAATGTTTCGATTCTGCTTGCCTCCGCAGCACTGACAGGCTGCACGGTCACAGCGGCGTCCGGGCCTGATGCGGCGTCAATCGAATCCAACGCTTCGGTAAAATTCGGTTCCAAGGACAAGCAGAAAACCGCAGGCGTCGACTACGCGCTGATCGACATAAACAGTTCCGTCCTGAATTATGTCGGCGATACCACGACAACGACCCTGCTCGGCAGCTTCGGTGGTGGCAAGGGCGGTGTGCCTGCGCTGCCAATGGGTGTCGGCGACGTGGTGCAGGTGGCGATCTTCGAAAGTCAGGCGGGTGGTCTGTTCATCCCGAGTGATGCGGGCAGCCGCCCCGGCAACTTTATCAGCCTGCCCAACCAGACGGTGGATCGGGAAGGCAATATCAGCGTGCCCTATGCCGGCAAGATCCGCGCGACCGGCCGCAATGTCGAGGATGTGCAGAGCGAAATCGAGGAGCGACTTGCCAACCGCGCCATCGAACCGCAGGTTCTCATCACCAAGATTTCCAGCCGTTCGGCGCAGGCCTCCGTGCTTGGCGATGTCAAGGAGCCGACAAAGGTCCAGCTGTCGGAAGCGGGCGATCGCGTTCTTGACGTGATCTCCTATGCCAAGGGCCTCAGCGCGCCCAATATCGAATCCTATGTAACGCTGATCCGCCGCGGCAAGACTGCGCGCGTCAACTATAATCACCTCGTCAGCACGCCGAGCGAGAACATCTATGTGGTTCCGGGCGACACGATCATGGTGGAACGTGAGCGCCGCACTTATCTCGCCTTCGGCGCTTCCGGCCTCAACGGCCGTTTCGAATTCGAGGACGCCGATCTCAAGCTTTCGGATGCGCTCGGCAAGGCGGGCGGATTGCTCGATTCCCGCGCGGATCCGGCCCAGGTCTATGTCTATCGCACCGTCAAGCGCGAGCTTCTGGTCAAACTGGGCATCAATACGTCCAAGTTCCCCGGGCAGGACGTTCCGGTCATCTTCCGCGCCAATCTGCGCGATCCCTCCACCTTCTTCGCCAGCACGAAATTCCCGATGCAGGATCGCGACATCATCTACGTCACGAATTCGCAGGCAACCGAACTTTACAAGTTCCTCGATCTCGTCGGCTCCGTTCCCGCAACGACGGGCAATGTGGCCGAGGATGTACTTGCGACGCGCAACGCCATCCGGGCCTTCTGA